One region of Juglans regia cultivar Chandler chromosome 4, Walnut 2.0, whole genome shotgun sequence genomic DNA includes:
- the LOC109008398 gene encoding putative pentatricopeptide repeat-containing protein At5g40405 encodes MNSVRLITKQHPIISLIESDSTFKELKQIHSQLLLNGLHHYPHLLGQFVATVALKNPINLDYSHQVLDQCGNPTLFPLNSMIRAYSKSPTPQKSFHFFNRILQSTHNVSPDSYTFNFLVRACAQLLARETGPAVHGALIKHGFEHDPHIQSGLIFMYAELDCLSSCHRVFEEICEPDLVCQTAMISACAKHGDVGFARELFDIMTVRDPIAWNAMIAGYAQCGKSREALNLFHFMQMEGVRVDEVSMVSVLSACTHLGALDQGRWAHAYIERNKLRVTVTLGTALIDMYAKCGNMNKAMEVFWRMKEKNVYTWTSAMGGLAMNGFGEKCLELFSLMKQDGVLPNAVTFVSVLRGCTVVGLVEEGHEHFESMSRVYGIEPQLEHYGCMVDLYGRAGRLDEALNFINSMPVKPHSGAWGAFLNACRMYKNTELGELASRKIVELEAKNHGAFVALSNMYADSKNWEKVSSVRDIMKAKGVRKLPGCSVIEVDGEVHEFFVGDKSHPRYDEIEMKLAEISKRLKLSGYVAITNPVLFDIEEEEKEDALCKHSEKIAIAFGLISLKEGVPIRIVKNLRVCWDCHEVTKMISKTFNREIVMRDRNRFHHFQDGDCSCKGYW; translated from the coding sequence ATGAACTCCGTAAGACTCATTACGAAGCAACACCCCATCATTTCTCTGATAGAATCAGACTCCACCTTCAAAGAGCTCAAGCAAATCCACTCCCAACTGCTACTCAACGGTCTTCATCACTACCCTCACCTCCTGGGCCAATTTGTAGCCACCGTAGCTCTCAAGAACCCCATCAATCTTGATTATTCTCACCAAGTCCTCGACCAATGTGGGAACCCTACCCTCTTCCCCTTAAACTCTATGATCAGAGCCTACTCCAAGAGCCCAACCCCTCAAAAGAGTTTTCACTTCTTCAACAGAATTCTCCAATCCACTCACAATGTCTCTCCTGATAGCTATACCTTCAATTTCTTGGTTCGTGCGTGTGCGCAGCTCTTGGCACGCGAGACCGGTCCGGCGGTGCATGGTGCCCTTATTAAACACGGGTTTGAGCACGACCCACATATTCAGAGTGGGTTGATTTTCATGTATGCTGAATTAGATTGCTTGAGTTCATGCCACCGGGTGTTTGAGGAAATTTGTGAGCCAGATTTAGTGTGTCAGACTGCTATGATCAGTGCTTGTGCGAAACACGGTGACGTTGGTTTTGCAAGGGAGTTGTTTGATATAATGACTGTGAGGGACCCCATTGCGTGGAATGCGATGATTGCAGGGTATGCACAGTGTGGAAAGTCTAGGGAGGCactaaatttatttcattttatgcaGATGGAGGGTGTGAGGGTCGATGAGGTGTCTATGGTTTCGGTCTTATCTGCATGTACCCACTTGGGTGCATTGGATCAAGGGAGATGGGCGCATGCATATATAGAGAGAAACAAGTTAAGGGTGACGGTGACGCTGGGAACAGCACTGATTGACATGTATGCAAAATGTGGAAACATGAATAAGGCGATGGAAGTTTTCTggagaatgaaagaaaagaatgtGTATACTTGGACTAGTGCCATGGGTGGGCTAGCTATGAATGGATTTGGTGAGAAATGTCttgaacttttttctctcatgaaACAAGATGGGGTTCTACCAAATGCGGTCACGTTTGTCTCGGTTCTTAGAGGTTGTACTGTGGTTGGACTGGTTGAAGAAGGTCATGAGCATTTTGAATCAATGAGCAGAGTGTATGGTATTGAGCCTCAGCTCGAGCACTATGGGTGTATGGTGGATTTATACGGTCGGGCTGGCCGGTTAGATGAAGCCCTAAACTTCATCAATAGCATGCCTGTGAAGCCTCATTCGGGTGCTTGGGGAGCTTTTCTTAATGCTTGTAGAATGTATAAGAATACAGAACTGGGTGAACTTGCCTCAAGAAAGATAGTGGAGCTGGAGGCCAAGAATCATGGTGCTTTTGTAGCCTTGTCAAATATGTATGCTGATTCCAAGAATTGGGAAAAGGTTAGTAGTGTGCGAGATATTATGAAGGCTAAAGGTGTGAGAAAGCTCCCTGGTTGTAGTGTTATAGAGGTAGATGGTGAAGTTCATGAGTTCTTTGTTGGGGATAAGTCCCACCCAAGGTATGATGAAATTGAGATGAAGTTGGCAGAGATCTCAAAGCGGCTAAAACTATCAGGTTATGTGGCTATCACCAACCCTGTGTTGTTTGAtatagaagaggaagagaaagaggaTGCTTTGTGTAAACATAGTGAGAAGATAGCCATTGCTTTTGGCTTGATCTCTTTGAAGGAAGGTGTACCCATTAGGATCGTAAAGAACCTCAGGGTTTGTTGGGATTGTCATGAAGTAACAAAAATGATATCTAAGACTTTTAACCGAGAGATTGTCATGAGAGACAGGAATAGGTTTCACCATTTTCAAGATGGCGACTGTTCTTGTAAGGGTTATTGGTGA